The segment TCTATCTCATCAATGTCATAGCCATCCTCATCTTGACCTGGAGACTCCGTAGTCACAGATAGAGACATCGTCGTGGGCTTGTAGGGTAGCGTGATGTTATAAGTGTGCAGTCCTCCCTTATAGAAGGCTAAGTCGGGATAGCCAGCATTAAAGAGCTTGGCACGTACCGTAATCTGGTGCGTGGTAGGGTCTAGCAAGGACTCGTCAATGGTATAGACCCCAGGCTTGTCGCCAGCTACCACCTTGTCGGTAGGTATGGGCTGCCACTTATTGGCTGCATCCTTATAGAACCATGTGAAGGTCGTGGGTGTCGGTGCCTGCGCGATACCTTTAGCAGAGGCCATGTTGGAGAGGTCGACTGTCATGTCTCGATACTGCGAGCGATCGACATGAGCGTAGTACATCTTCGAGACCTTAAAGTTGTCCAATGGCGTCTCGTTGAGGTCTGGAAGCATATCATAGGTGAAGGCGCAGAACTGCAGAGTCACCATCTCTAGATGAGTCAAAGCCTTGCCCCCGATCAATTGACGAGGATATGCCTTGTTACTGAGACCTGTGATGACTAGCTGCTTGAGAAGTGGCGTATCGGTTAGATCGATGGTACGCAGCGTGGTACCTTGTAGAGATAGACTCTCCAGAGCTGTGCAGCCAGATAGGTCTAGTTCCTTTAGCTGTCTACTGTCAGGGGTGGGTAGTAGTGGCGTAGCCCACTGGAAGGTCTTGAGCAAGCCTCTATTGGGAGGTAGGATGACTCGAGAGACCTCGGCGCCATTGAGTGTGATCTCCTCAAGCTTAGGACAAGCGGAGAAGTCTAGCTCTTCGCTCTCCATCAGAGGTGTGAAGTCACAGTTAAAGCGCTCTAGGAGGGGCGCAGCAATCTGTGTGACTCCGCAGATAGCTTTGCTACTTGTAAAGCGTAGTGTGACTAGCTGATCTGCCGAAATGGTAATAGTGCGCTGTGTGCTACTAGGCTCTGCAAATGTGTGCTTAAAGGTTTGTAGCTTCTCAGCTTCGGGTTGCTCTAGCGTAGCGGTCTCACCGCCACCTAGGTCTATCTGCGCGGTCGCTCCTTGCTGAGCGAGGCGATAGACAAACGTGACCTCTGTCGCATCGGGCTTGATAAGCAGACGGACTGTCGCCTCTTGCGCCATGGAGGTTAGGATACTCAAGAAGAGTACGGGAAGGAGTAGAAGTCGCTTCATAAAATGTAACATAAAAGTTTGAGAGCGCCAAGGTACGAATTTTACTCCTCCCATACGACAACGCAATTATCCCTCAACTCCGCAAACCTTACGAGTAACGATCTATAGGGACGCCCTCCTGCTAACCCTTGTCTGAGAGGAGTCATCAAGCGGGGATGTTGTCCGCGCCGTCTGTATCGTGCTGAATATGTTATACGTACGAGTTCCAAAAACAATTTCCCTCTTGGAACTTTTTAGTTCCAAGGGAGGAAATATCGAGTTCCAAGGGAGGAGCTTGGAATTTCCAAGGGTGGAAAACTAAGTTTCCAAGGCTGGAAAGTTTTTGGAAACCTATAGAGGAGGTTCCTTATTGACAAAGTAGGATAGACACCCCCTGTGTGAGCTTTAGAACAAGCTTATGACTTGAGACGAACTCAGGAGGGTGGGGGCTAGGAGAAGGCGTTCCAGCCCTGGGCTTTGAGTTCATGCTCGGCACGATCGGTCGAGATCCAGCGACAGCCCTCAGAGGCCTCTGTGGCGTGCCCTATGATAGAGACTCCCTCGATGGTCGATACTTGACCGACCTGAGCCAGTGGCACGGTGAAGAGGAGCTCGTAGTCCTCACCACCATTGAAAGCCGCCGTGATGGGCGACATATTCATCTCTTCGCAGAGAGCTAGCGTCTCACGATCGAGAGGTAGTCGATCTTCATAGACCCGTACACCTACCTGTGATCGTTCTGCTATGTGGAGCAACTCGGAGCTTAGACCGTCGCTGATGTCTATCATTGCCGTCGGTGTGACACCTTGCTCGGCTAGCTTGTCACGCAACCAGCGTTGTGCTGACGGCATGAGCTGACGCTCGATGAGATATTCGTACCCTTCGAAGTGTGGCTCAAACTCCTCTGTCGGTGCGCTGAGGAAGGTGCGATGCTCACGCTCTAGCAATTGGAAGCCCATGTAGGCTGCCCCTAGATTACCCGTCACGCAGATGAGATCGTTAAGCTGAGCGCCAGAGCGCAGGACAGCCTCTCCCTTAGGCACGGAGCCTAGGCATGTGATGCTGATGGCGAGTCCGTTTCGTGAGGCGCAGGTGTCTCCACCGATTAGGTCGACTTGGTAGTGCTGACAGGCTAGTTCGATCCCTTTATAGAGCTCTTCGATCATCTCAGTTGTGTACTTTGCTGAGATCCCTAGAGAGACGGTGATCTGCTGAGGGATGCCATTCATAGCGCAGATGTCGGAGACGTTGACCACGACCGCTTTGTAGCCTAGGTGCTTGAGCGGCATATAGGTCATGTCAAAGTGTACCCCCTCGAGGAGCATATCGGTCGTGACCAACAGCTCTTCGTCAGGCTGCATCTGTAAGATAGCTGCGTCGTCTCCTACAGCCATGCGGACACGGTTGGGAGATGTAATGGCAAACTGCTCGGTGAGTTTTCGGATTAGTCCAAACTCACCCAAGTCAGAGATCGGTGTATTCATAGATTATTCCTTTTCCTCGTTCCCCTCCTGCTCCTCTTTTTGAGCTTGCTCTGATGTAAACTGAGCTATATGGTTCATGACTAACTCGCGCAGATCCTCCTCACCATGAGCCCTAAAGCGTACCTGTATAGGTAGTCGGAGGAATCGCTCACGTAGCTCACGACTCATATAAGACTCTAGCTCGAAGATCTTGACAGCGTCCTTGTCTGTACAAAGAAACACTACCTCTGCACCACGCAATAGATAGTCTGTCAAGATGTTTTCCCACGTGGTGACATTGCGTCTAGAGTAGTGATGATGATCTCCATAGGGTAGTGTCACTACACGTGAGAAGCCGCGCTCTACGTAGGCAAAGAACTCCTCAGGGTGAGAAATCCCGGATATGGCAATAACAACCGCATTGGTGTCTATCTTAGTAGGCTCTGCATCTCTCTGAAAGATGGGGACAGGATTGTCGTACTTTACCTCACTAAAGAGGAGCTTCTGATGCGGGTAGAGATCTAACCTGCGCTCCGTAAAGGTGCAGTCTATCGGCTTAAGTAGGGTAGGACACTTGGTCACGACCACCACATCGGCACGATAGCGTGCACGTGCAGGCTCACGCAGGCGCCCGGCGGGGAGCAGCACGTCATCTGTTATAAGTCTGTTGTAACTGGACAGAAGGATCGAGAGGGAGGGCCGCACAGAGCGATGCTGGAAGCCATCGTCCATCAGAATTACATCGGGACGCTGCGAGTAGGGCTGATTGACTAAGTGATTGATCGCTCGCACCCTATTGCCATCTACGACGATCTGTATCTTGTCGCCAAACTTACGTAGGAGCTGTGCTGGTTCATCACCTATGCGACTGGCACTATCCCCTAGCTCAGCAACCTTAAGCCCAAATGATTTGCGCCTATATCCACGCGAGACGATAGCAATCCGCAGATCGCCCATAAGCATCCGTATGAGATGCTCTATCATCGGGGTCTTGCCTGTACCTCCTACGGCTAGATTGCCTACACAGATGATGGGAATGGGGAAGGCGTAACTCTTCAGACGCCCCATATTATAAAGGCTATTGCGTAGCGATACGCCCACTCCATAAATACCTGAGAGCGGTAGCAGCCATCTATTGATCTTGGGTGTCTGATCCATACTGTAAGAGAGTCGAGAGGATAGTCTGTGTTGCTCCCAGAGACTAGAGATCCACTACTAGGGGTAGACGAGCCTGAAGACCCGACATAGCACGTAGCTCGCGCATCTGGTCGATGTAGCGGATCTCCTCATCGGTAAACCATGAGGTCATCAGCTTCATACGTACAGCTTGCGTTGATGAGCTAAATAGTTCTTGGAGTACATTGACCTCACGTTTTGTGTAAGTCACATGGTAAGTGTCATATCCAGCCTGCGAAGCAGCATAAGCGATTGCATCTTGTAGACCGCCAAGCTCATCGACGAGCCCTAGACTTAAAGCCTGAGCACCTGTCCATACGCGTCCCTGAGCGATAGAGTCGACCTGAGTTGTGGTCATATTGCGTCCCTCAGAGACTCGCTTGAGGAAGAGTGCATAGCCTCGGTTGACATATTGCTGGAAGAGCGCGCGCTCCTCCTCTGTCCATGGACGATCGGGAGCGCCCAGGTCAGCATGCTGACCTGTCTTGACCACATCTTGGTGTACACCGATCTTGTTAGCGAGCTTGGTCGCATTAGGCACAACGCCAAAGATACCGATAGACCCCGTTATCGTCGAGGGCTCTGCAAAGATGTAGCTAGCGCCCGAAGACATATAGTAGCCTCCCGAGGCTGCGTAGTCTCCCATAGAGATGACGACTGGCTTGTTTTCGCTAGCCTTATGGACTGCGTACCAGAGCTGCTCAGAGATGTAGCTGCTACCACCAGGCGAGTTGACACGTACTACAAGTGCGTCGTAGTCGTCATCTTCGCCCATCTCGAGGATACGGTCAGCGAGTCGGTCGGAGACCACTTTCTTGGTGTTAAAGGGAGAGTCAGCGACCTCGACATTGATCTCGCCCTCAGCAAAGAGGACGCCCACATTAGCTCCTCCCTTACGGCCAGAGCCACGCGTCGCATACACATCGCTTAGAGATACGAAGTGTAGATCATCTTTCTCATCTACTCCTACCAGTGAGCAGAGGGTCTCTAAAGCTTGATCTTGATAAAGTGCTCCATCAATGAGTCCATTAGCTAGGTAAGAGTCGGTCGGTCGTACAGACTGCATACTGTCTGCTAGAGACTGCAGGCGTACACTGTCTAAGTTGCGGCTGGCACCGACCTCGCTTAAGATGCGTCCCCAGATATCGCCAAGGTAAGAGGTGATCTGAGTGCGATTTGCCTCGCTCATACTATTGAGTATATAAGGCTCGACAGCACTCTTGAATGTACCTACTTTAAAGACCATCATCTCCACTCCGATCTTGTCTAGCAAGTCTTTGAAGAAAACAGCCCCACCAGCTAAGCCATCGAAAGCGATAGACCCCTCCTTATTGACATAGAGTTGGTCAGCGACAGAGGCAAGGTAATACCCCTTGAGTGAGTAGAAGTCTGAGTATGAAACGATGAACTTGCCATCTTCTTTGAAATCCTCTAGAGCCCCTCTGAGCGCCTCTGCCGAAGCATAGCCACAGCCTGGATCCGTCACATTGAGATAGATACCCTTGATACGATCATCATTCTTAGCCTCATCAATAGCCTCAAGGACATAAGAGAGAGGCAGATCGCGACTACCATCACTTTTGTTCAATCCGAGATCAGACCAAGGGTTTGACACATAAGTGTCAGAGATGTGTGCTAGTTCGATCTTGAGGATGCTCCCATCCTTGATCTGCTGTGTGTTATTAGCTATGTTAGCGCTCAGAGCCGCTATAAAGCTGATCAGTACGATGACCGCTAGAGAAGCAAAGATGACACAGCTTACGACGATAGCTAATAGTGTTGCAAAGAAGGTCTTCCAGAATGAATTCATAAAGTGTTTACGTATAATATGTCCATTAGCGAGTGTTAGCACCACAAAGGTAACAAATAGATATTGAATAAGCTACATTTGCTTCTCCCTTTATAGTAGTAAAGGCACTCTTCGTGAGAGGAGTGCCTTTGCTTTTTGGGGATGACGGATCTGTAGAAGCTATCGCTTGACGATGCGGTGGAGCGTCGTCGTGCCGTCTGAGAGGGTTACCTGTAGGAGGTAGCTGCCGACTGCCCACGATGAGGTATCGATAGAGCGATCCGTTAGTACGCCTTCGGAGATACGCGTGCCGTCGAGCGTGTAGAGCTGGTAACTACCTGTCAGGCCATTCGTCTGAATAGTCAGATGATCCGTGCAGATCGTCGGGTAGACATGGACGGCATCAGGTGCAGTAGACAGAGCTTCGACGGCTGAGATCAAACCATTCTCGTAGAGTGGCTTGACGCTGTACTCCTTGCCTGTCGCATTGGTGACTATGTAGCTGAGGTCTTGTGTACGTCCTATCTCGTTGCCGTCGGCATAGATGATATACTCCTTGACTACGGGCCACTGCGCTGGGTGGAAGCCGCGAGCTATCGTACCCGTTACATCAACAGGTGCTCCAGGCTCTCCATCGTCTATCATAAACTCAATGGCAAAAGCGCCATCCTTTGTAGGGAGGGATCGCTCAATATCTGCGGGCATCCAGTAGTGCGTATCAAAGGATAGTACATTGTGACGACTGCTCCATTCAGTCGCAGGCGTTGGGTCGATCATAGCTACATCACGTGTGAAGTCAGTGCGTGTCTGGATCTTATAACCTACGATGAGCATCTCCTCGGGTCGTATCACCTTTGGCGTAAAGCCCTGCACCCAGAGCCACTTCTTCTGCTCGAATTTATCTCCTATAGGATAGTTTAGTGTCGTGGTGGCATCGTCTGCAATCACCTCGTAGCAATCCTTTTCTAGACCAGCAGAGGTCACAGTTATGTTCTGCCCATTGCGCACGAAGAGTGTGTAGGTGTGCATACGAGGTGTACGTGCTGGGATGAAGCGCATTGCTGCCAAGCGAGTCTGTCCTAAGGAAGCAAAGTCTCGTCCATCGTAGCGGACGCCAAGGTAGACCTCTTTGTACTCAGGGTTTAAGCCAGGGTACTCTAGGGGAGCAACTGCCTGAGCCTCCCCTTCGCTAGAGAGTGTCAGCTGAGAGATCAGCTGACGATTCACTGGCTTATGCCAGGTGAGAGTCACTTGGCTTCCCTCCTTCTTCTGGTCAAACTGCGAGACTCCCGCTAGGTCTGAGGTGAGGAAAGAGATATGACGAGGAGCCGTGTAGTGCTGTGTAGCTTCCTCTCCGATGGTATATTGGTAGCGTAGCGTGTAGGTCACGATACCGCTCTCGTCTCCTGCCTGACTATCTGTGTAGTGTCCCGTGTTCACGGGTAGACGCTTTAGCTCCTTGCCATTGCGCAAGATCTGCACCTCAGCAGTGACGCCCGTAGGCAGGACTGTCATCGGCTGCCACGATAGAGCTGCCTGACCATCCTGATAGACGCCCTGTAGCTTAGTCACAGAAGCTATCAGCGTGGCACCAGGCTTGTAAGCGCCACGCAGCGTCATAGCTGTGCCATCTCCCTTGGGGTCTAGTATCTGTGCGAGTGGCTGTAACTGTTGTGAGTTATCTTGCGTGGATCGTGCCCAGTGCTCACTCAGCTTGCCATACATGTTTAGAGCATTGATCCCCTTGTCACACTCGGCAGCTCCGCCTGAGAGGGTTCCGATGAGTAGCCCCTTATCATTAAAAAGTCCCGAACCAGAGCTACCTCCTTCAGTCACGCAGTGCCCATTCTCCGTCTTGGCATAGCGCACCGCAAAGTGTGCATCACGTGCTCCAGCATTGTTATCTGTCAACCAAGTGCCGTTTTTGAGCGGCTCGGTGATCGTCGAAATCTTCATTACATCGCCACTAGGGTGGTGTAGGCCCTTAGCGGTAGGCTCTAGGGTACCCGAGCGATCCCAGCCGTTGTAGTAGACCCCGTAGTAGTCAGGTATCGGGTTTAGCGTCTCCACGAGTAATGCATCGCTCCCGTGATCCATCGGCACAGCAGCCAGACGCTTAGCACCGCTGATGGAGTAAGCTGGCTCGCCTATCCACTGATTGTTAGCACACTCGGGACGCTCATAGTGGAAGTTAAAGACCCACTGACGAAAGTCCTCTTCAGTCGCATTGATGACCTTGCCCGTCAGAGGACTCTTGGCGAAGGTACAGTGGTAAGCGGTCATGATGAGTGGTCGCCAATCTTCGTTGCTGTTGTTGACCAGTGTGCCACTACAAAAGCCAATGTTGCCATTGAGTACAACGATAATCTGGGCGATACCATTCTTGACATCCTGCATATCAGCTCCCTCAGGACAGTTGACATTGACGTTGCAGACACCTGAAGCTCCCTCGCCAGAGATGTTCTGAGGAGCCGCAACCGACTCAAAGAAGTAGCCGAGTTGCTTCAGACGTATATCGGCCAAAGCTCC is part of the Porphyromonas asaccharolytica DSM 20707 genome and harbors:
- the sppA gene encoding signal peptide peptidase SppA; the protein is MNSFWKTFFATLLAIVVSCVIFASLAVIVLISFIAALSANIANNTQQIKDGSILKIELAHISDTYVSNPWSDLGLNKSDGSRDLPLSYVLEAIDEAKNDDRIKGIYLNVTDPGCGYASAEALRGALEDFKEDGKFIVSYSDFYSLKGYYLASVADQLYVNKEGSIAFDGLAGGAVFFKDLLDKIGVEMMVFKVGTFKSAVEPYILNSMSEANRTQITSYLGDIWGRILSEVGASRNLDSVRLQSLADSMQSVRPTDSYLANGLIDGALYQDQALETLCSLVGVDEKDDLHFVSLSDVYATRGSGRKGGANVGVLFAEGEINVEVADSPFNTKKVVSDRLADRILEMGEDDDYDALVVRVNSPGGSSYISEQLWYAVHKASENKPVVISMGDYAASGGYYMSSGASYIFAEPSTITGSIGIFGVVPNATKLANKIGVHQDVVKTGQHADLGAPDRPWTEEERALFQQYVNRGYALFLKRVSEGRNMTTTQVDSIAQGRVWTGAQALSLGLVDELGGLQDAIAYAASQAGYDTYHVTYTKREVNVLQELFSSSTQAVRMKLMTSWFTDEEIRYIDQMRELRAMSGLQARLPLVVDL
- the thiL gene encoding thiamine-phosphate kinase, producing MNTPISDLGEFGLIRKLTEQFAITSPNRVRMAVGDDAAILQMQPDEELLVTTDMLLEGVHFDMTYMPLKHLGYKAVVVNVSDICAMNGIPQQITVSLGISAKYTTEMIEELYKGIELACQHYQVDLIGGDTCASRNGLAISITCLGSVPKGEAVLRSGAQLNDLICVTGNLGAAYMGFQLLEREHRTFLSAPTEEFEPHFEGYEYLIERQLMPSAQRWLRDKLAEQGVTPTAMIDISDGLSSELLHIAERSQVGVRVYEDRLPLDRETLALCEEMNMSPITAAFNGGEDYELLFTVPLAQVGQVSTIEGVSIIGHATEASEGCRWISTDRAEHELKAQGWNAFS
- the lpxK gene encoding tetraacyldisaccharide 4'-kinase, producing the protein MDQTPKINRWLLPLSGIYGVGVSLRNSLYNMGRLKSYAFPIPIICVGNLAVGGTGKTPMIEHLIRMLMGDLRIAIVSRGYRRKSFGLKVAELGDSASRIGDEPAQLLRKFGDKIQIVVDGNRVRAINHLVNQPYSQRPDVILMDDGFQHRSVRPSLSILLSSYNRLITDDVLLPAGRLREPARARYRADVVVVTKCPTLLKPIDCTFTERRLDLYPHQKLLFSEVKYDNPVPIFQRDAEPTKIDTNAVVIAISGISHPEEFFAYVERGFSRVVTLPYGDHHHYSRRNVTTWENILTDYLLRGAEVVFLCTDKDAVKIFELESYMSRELRERFLRLPIQVRFRAHGEEDLRELVMNHIAQFTSEQAQKEEQEGNEEKE
- a CDS encoding T9SS type A sorting domain-containing protein, whose product is MTSQSHRVVEVVPPFNAQDLRAAEHWHQVDDGAPLIVGRMLPLSGDFYQQATHEMIQGRSIYHLEFTAPDAQGLSLSFDKLALQPGDRLYLFDPTRKQILGAFTSESNPDGGVFGTNPIAGNSLVIQYEPAGALADIRLKQLGYFFESVAAPQNISGEGASGVCNVNVNCPEGADMQDVKNGIAQIIVVLNGNIGFCSGTLVNNSNEDWRPLIMTAYHCTFAKSPLTGKVINATEEDFRQWVFNFHYERPECANNQWIGEPAYSISGAKRLAAVPMDHGSDALLVETLNPIPDYYGVYYNGWDRSGTLEPTAKGLHHPSGDVMKISTITEPLKNGTWLTDNNAGARDAHFAVRYAKTENGHCVTEGGSSGSGLFNDKGLLIGTLSGGAAECDKGINALNMYGKLSEHWARSTQDNSQQLQPLAQILDPKGDGTAMTLRGAYKPGATLIASVTKLQGVYQDGQAALSWQPMTVLPTGVTAEVQILRNGKELKRLPVNTGHYTDSQAGDESGIVTYTLRYQYTIGEEATQHYTAPRHISFLTSDLAGVSQFDQKKEGSQVTLTWHKPVNRQLISQLTLSSEGEAQAVAPLEYPGLNPEYKEVYLGVRYDGRDFASLGQTRLAAMRFIPARTPRMHTYTLFVRNGQNITVTSAGLEKDCYEVIADDATTTLNYPIGDKFEQKKWLWVQGFTPKVIRPEEMLIVGYKIQTRTDFTRDVAMIDPTPATEWSSRHNVLSFDTHYWMPADIERSLPTKDGAFAIEFMIDDGEPGAPVDVTGTIARGFHPAQWPVVKEYIIYADGNEIGRTQDLSYIVTNATGKEYSVKPLYENGLISAVEALSTAPDAVHVYPTICTDHLTIQTNGLTGSYQLYTLDGTRISEGVLTDRSIDTSSWAVGSYLLQVTLSDGTTTLHRIVKR